Proteins encoded together in one Balaenoptera musculus isolate JJ_BM4_2016_0621 chromosome 6, mBalMus1.pri.v3, whole genome shotgun sequence window:
- the LOC118897264 gene encoding NADH dehydrogenase [ubiquinone] 1 alpha subcomplex subunit 1-like, whose protein sequence is MWFEILPRIAVMAACLSIPGMATARIHRFTNGGKEERVARYSYQWNLIERDRCISAVNRYYVSNGLVNID, encoded by the coding sequence ATGTGGTTTGAGATTCTCCCCAGGATCGCAGTCATGGCCGCGTGCTTGTCCATCCCGGGAATGGCCACTGCACGCATCCACAGGTTCACTAACGGGGGCAAGGAAGAAAGGGTTGCCCGTTATTCATATCAGTGGAATTTGATAGAAAGAGATAGGTGCATCTCTGCAGTTAATCGTTACTATGTGTCAAATGGTTTGGTGAACATTGATTAA
- the KLHL9 gene encoding kelch-like protein 9, with product MKVSLGNGEMGVSAHLQPCKAGTTRFFTSNTHSSVVLQGFDQLRIEGLLCDVTLVPGDGDEIFPVHRAMMASASDYFKAMFTGGMKEQDLMCIKLHGVNKVGLKKIIDFIYTAKLSLNMDNLQDTLEAASFLQILPVLDFCKVFLISGVSLDNCVEVGRIANTYNLIEVDKYVNNFILKNFPALLSTGEFLKLPFERLAFVLSSNSLKHCTELELFKAACRWLRLEDPRMDYAAKLMKNIRFPLMTPQDLINYVQTVDFMRTDNTCVNLLLEASNYQMMPYMQPVMQSDRTAIRSDSTHLVTLGGVLRQQLVVSKELRMYDERAQEWRSLAPMDAPRYQHGIAVIGNFLYVVGGQSNYDTKGKTAVDTVFRFDPRYNKWMQVASLNEKRTFFHLSALKGHLYAVGGRSAAGELATVECYNPRMNEWSYVAKMSEPHYGHAGTVYGGLMYISGGITHDTFQNELMCFDPDTDKWTQKAPMTTVRGLHCMCTVGDKLYVIGGNHFRGTSDYDDVLSCEYYSPTLDQWTPIAAMLRGQSDVGVAVFENKIYVVGGYSWNNRCMVEIVQKYDPEKDEWHKVFDLPESLGGIRACTLTVFPPEENPGSPSRESPLSAPSDHS from the coding sequence ATGAAAGTGTCTCTTGGTAACGGTGAAATGGGCGTCTCCGCCCATTTACAGCCTTGCAAGGCAGGAACCACACGTTTTTTTACCAGCAATACTCACAGTTCGGTGGTTTTGCAAGGCTTTGATCAGCTTAGAATAGAAGGATTGCTTTGTGACGTGACCCTGGTACCAGGTGATGGAGATGAAATCTTCCCTGTTCATAGAGCTATGATGGCATCTGCTAGTGATTATTTCAAGGCTATGTTCACAGGtggaatgaaagaacaagatttAATGTGCATTAAGCTTCATGGGGTGAACAAAGTTGGtctgaagaaaataattgattttatttatactgCAAAACTTTCTCTTAATATGGACAATCTTCAGGACACACTTGAAGCTGCCAGCTTTTTGCAAATTTTACCTGTTTTAGACTTCTGTAAAGTGTTCCTTATTTCAGGAGTCTCTTTAGATAACTGTGTTGAAGTTGGACGAATTGCTAACACCTACAATCTTATAGAAGTGGATAAATATGTCAATAATTTCATCCTGAAGAATTTTCCTGCATTATTGAGTACTGGGGAGTTTCTGAAACTCCCTTTTGAACGGCTTGCCTTTGTGCTTTCCAGCAATAGTCTTAAGCACTGTACTGAACTTGAGCTTTTCAAGGCTGCCTGTCGCTGGCTAAGGTTGGAAGACCCTCGGATGGATTATGCTGCAAAATTAATGAAGAATATTCGATTTCCACTGATGACACCACAGGATCTCATCAATTATGTGCAGACAGTAGATTTCATGAGAACAGACAATACCTGTGTGAATTTGCTTTTGGAAGCTAGCAATTACCAAATGATGCCATATATGCAGCCAGTGATGCAGTCAGATAGAACTGCCATTAGATCTGACTCAACCCACTTGGTTACATTAGGAGGAGTTTTGAGGCAGCAGCTGGTTGTCAGTAAAGAATTACGGATGTATGATGAAAGGGCGCAAGAGTGGAGATCTTTAGCCCCCATGGATGCTCCTCGTTACCAGCATGGCATTGCTGTCATTGGAAACTTTCTTTATGTAGTTGGTGGTCAAAGTAATTAtgatacaaaaggaaaaactgcCGTTGATACCGTTTTCAGATTTGATCCTCGGTATAATAAATGGATGCAGGTTGCTTCATTAAATGAAAAGCGCACATTTTTCCACTTGAGTGCTCTCAAAGGACATTTGTATGCCGTTGGTGGGCGAAGTGCAGCTGGTGAGCTGGCCACAGTAGAATGTTACAATCCAAGAATGAATGAGTGGAGCTATGTTGCAAAAATGAGTGAACCCCACTATGGCCATGCTGGAACAGTTTATGGAGGCTTAATGTATATTTCAGGAGGAATTACTCATGATACTTTCCAAAACGAGCTCATGTGTTTTGACCCTGATACAGACAAATGGACACAGAAGGCTCCAATGACTACAGTCAGAGGTCTGCATTGCATGTGTACAGTTGGAGACAAGCTCTATGTCATTGGTGGCAATCACTTCAGAGGAACAAGTGATTATGATGATGTTCTAAGCTGTGAATACTATTCACCAACCCTTGACCAGTGGACACCAATTGCTGCCATGTTAAGAGGTCAAAGTGATGTTGGAGTTGCcgtctttgaaaataaaatttatgtcgTAGGTGGATATTCTTGGAATAATCGTTGTATGGTAGAAATTGTCCAGAAATATGACCCAGAAAAGGATGAGTGGCATAAAGTTTTTGACCTTCCAGAGTCACTTGGTGGCATTCGAGCTTGTACTCTCACAGTTTTTCCACCTGAAGAAAACCCTGGGTCACCTTCCAGAGAATCACCTCTTTCAGCACCTTCAGATCATTCTTAG